A window of Mercenaria mercenaria strain notata chromosome 16, MADL_Memer_1, whole genome shotgun sequence contains these coding sequences:
- the LOC123541084 gene encoding uncharacterized protein LOC123541084: protein MAFSYLGPESPRPYAVISEGFQNRYRIPKYPIWENFTFGEQYDEHLFSLMNKYLDLETTDRVCYIGDTKGSLAEALMNRFCVLEPLLTVIPGHYSYVETESNKVLSIRVAHVGSEEFFRLQAREKPENRQKFDKIIIKDALRYFENPIEMYNNIMKCLSKTGKLLIVHRPSSINTLPVFRNAKQRLEDNEIPYDDIIKDLKSCDFDVQWEIECLPILMSKKKWYSLLKSKFPPQMEILSDFEVQSGIRELSEGIMKYEGDVVEFNDRLLFIVVSNPAEKRRGYPGIKRYNADDFSAFPDIKDMNYSMEMSEDLKKYVHSKPKTSIHRRADGNVFFS, encoded by the exons ATGGCGTTCTCGTATTTGGGACCCGAGTCACCTCGGCCTTATGCGGTAATATCCGAGGGATTCCAAAACCGTTACCGGATTCCGAAGTATCCAATATGGGAGAATTTCACCTTTGGAGAAcaatatgatgaacatttattttcactTATGAACAAATACCTTGACCTGGAAACAACAGACAGAGTATGTTACATTGGGGACACAAAGGGAAGTTTGGCCGAAGCACTGATGAACAG ATTCTGTGTTCTTGAGCCTCTACTGACGGTGATTCCCGGTCATTACAGCTATGTCGAAACAGAGTCCAATAAGGTCCTATCCATTCGAGTGGCACATGTCGGTTCAGAAGAATTTTTCAGGCTTCAAGCGCGCGAGAAGCCTGAGAACAGACAGAAGTTTGACAAAATCATAATAAAAGACGCTCTTAGATACTTTGAAAACCCGATTGAAATGTATAACAATATCATGAAGTGCTTGAGCAAAACTGGGAAACTTTTGATCGTACACAGACCTAGTTCCATCAATACACTTCCGGTGTTCCGGAACGCCAAGCAACGATTGGAAGATAACGAAATTCCTTACGACGACATCATCAAAGATCTAAAGTCATGTGACTTCGATGTCCAATGGGAAATTGAATGCCTGCCAATCCTGATGTCGAAGAAAAAGTGGTATTCGTTGTTAAAATCAAAGTTTCCTCCTCAAATGGAAATACTCAGTGACTTTGAAGTGCAGTCTGGAATTCGTGAACTGTCTGAAGGTATAATGAAATACGAAGGAGACGTCGTTGAGTTTAACGACAGGTTACTATTTATAGTAGTTTCTAATCCCGCAGAAAAGAGACGAGGATATCCGGGCATCAAACGGTACAATGCGGATGACTTTTCAGCGTTCCCGGATATAAAAGATATGAATTATTCTATGGAAATGTCTGAAGACTTAAAGAAATACGTACACAGTAAACCAAAAACAAGTATACACAGGAGAGCAGATGGAAATGTGTTTTTCAGCTAA